A genomic stretch from Thermomonospora umbrina includes:
- a CDS encoding alpha/beta hydrolase family protein, protein MGIDLIRRLRLLPVVAAMAGGIALAPMAEADDNPYQRGPEPTAASLEGVGPFATAKTAVPAGSGTGFNSGTIYYPTSTSEGTFGGIAVSPGFLGGELSIGWLGPRLASHGFVVMIINTKSRVDSPIMRGEQMLAALDYLTQQSSERHRVDATRLGVMGHSMGGGGAVEATDFRRTLKASVPLTPWNLNDVRPEITTPTLFIGSQNDLIAPVNQYSEPLYEGMPKAREKAYLELKGGNHFAPMSANPVISKYGVSWLKRFVDDDLRYDKFLCPAPEVGSVFSEVRSTCPND, encoded by the coding sequence ATGGGCATCGACCTGATCAGAAGACTTCGGCTGCTCCCCGTGGTGGCCGCCATGGCGGGCGGCATCGCCTTGGCCCCGATGGCCGAAGCGGACGACAACCCGTACCAGCGTGGGCCCGAGCCCACCGCCGCGAGCCTGGAGGGCGTCGGCCCGTTCGCCACCGCGAAGACGGCGGTCCCGGCGGGGAGCGGGACCGGCTTCAACAGCGGGACGATCTACTACCCGACCAGCACGAGCGAGGGCACGTTCGGCGGCATCGCCGTCTCGCCCGGCTTCCTCGGCGGAGAGCTCAGCATCGGCTGGCTGGGGCCGCGACTGGCCTCGCACGGCTTCGTGGTCATGATCATCAACACGAAGTCCCGGGTGGACTCGCCGATCATGCGTGGTGAGCAGATGCTGGCCGCGCTCGACTACCTGACGCAGCAGAGCTCCGAACGGCACCGCGTCGACGCCACCCGGCTCGGCGTGATGGGCCACTCGATGGGCGGCGGCGGGGCCGTGGAGGCCACCGACTTCCGGCGCACGCTGAAGGCGTCCGTCCCGCTGACCCCCTGGAACCTGAACGACGTCCGGCCCGAGATCACGACGCCGACCCTGTTCATCGGCTCCCAGAACGACCTGATCGCGCCGGTGAACCAGTACTCCGAGCCGCTCTACGAGGGGATGCCGAAGGCGCGGGAGAAGGCGTACCTGGAGCTGAAGGGCGGCAACCACTTCGCGCCCATGTCGGCCAACCCCGTCATCTCCAAGTACGGCGTGAGCTGGCTGAAGCGGTTCGTCGACGACGACCTCAGGTACGACAAGTTCCTGTGCCCGGCCCCGGAGGTCGGCTCCGTGTTCTCCGAGGTCCGCTCGACCTGCCCCAACGACTGA
- a CDS encoding SRPBCC family protein, with the protein MSGPQYRLTGRITVPLPPARAFELFTPRGEQRWVPGWRPRFPLPTDDDTAPGTVFETTAADEVTTWVVLSREPGHHISYARVTPGSRAGTVTVSLTENTTGHTTVDVTYELTALTPTAEPALHRFATDYPTFLHTWQEALTTAT; encoded by the coding sequence GTGAGCGGCCCCCAATACCGCCTCACCGGCCGGATCACCGTCCCGCTGCCTCCCGCCAGGGCCTTCGAGCTGTTCACCCCACGCGGCGAGCAGCGCTGGGTGCCGGGCTGGCGCCCCCGCTTCCCGCTCCCGACCGACGACGACACCGCCCCCGGCACCGTCTTCGAGACCACCGCAGCCGACGAGGTCACCACCTGGGTCGTCCTCTCCCGCGAGCCGGGCCACCACATCTCCTACGCCCGCGTCACCCCCGGCTCCCGCGCCGGCACGGTCACCGTCTCCCTGACCGAGAACACCACCGGCCACACCACCGTCGACGTCACCTACGAATTGACCGCCCTCACCCCCACCGCCGAACCCGCTCTCCACCGGTTCGCCACCGACTACCCCACCTTCCTCCACACCTGGCAAGAGGCCCTCACCACCGCCACGTAG
- a CDS encoding PucR family transcriptional regulator — translation MGVLTTATVDAAVGTTGKVDRAIIQRAVRRLAERLPHLTDRLVEEILAGESHERSTEVRADLWEMCHVGLAHGVEAILHPDRGRPDLRWAAQLGRRRAEQGLPLDQLLRSYRLAGAVFWENLVEIVSEEDPAHVPMLVRNATQTWLTIDQQSTAAAEAYHRTEYDLQRRGEERVQAVVDALLEGRGTDPGLLPTATRLLGLPAHGRYAVVVVDQGDVLDGRSFHRPGDGDGLRFIWRLRADTQVAVVSLGSADLTHLIEVLRPRVHGHAGVSPVVESLTDLGKARWLAGLALRTCRAAGVEIARLDRRLPDALVASQPELADRLGQGVLGPFSEVNAAFRDVLVETLTTWLDCDGSASRAASRLYCHHNTVLNRLRRVEQLTGRSLNKPRDLVEVVLALSALKLADETPSP, via the coding sequence ATGGGCGTACTCACAACCGCGACGGTCGACGCGGCCGTCGGCACGACCGGCAAGGTGGACCGGGCCATCATCCAGCGGGCCGTGCGCAGACTCGCGGAACGACTGCCCCATCTGACCGACCGGCTGGTCGAGGAGATCCTGGCGGGCGAGAGCCACGAACGCTCCACCGAGGTGCGCGCCGATCTGTGGGAGATGTGCCATGTCGGGCTGGCGCACGGCGTGGAGGCGATCCTGCATCCCGACCGGGGACGCCCCGACCTGCGCTGGGCCGCGCAGCTCGGCCGACGCCGCGCCGAGCAGGGACTCCCGCTGGACCAACTGCTGCGCTCCTACCGGCTGGCCGGCGCGGTGTTCTGGGAGAACCTCGTCGAGATCGTCAGCGAGGAGGACCCGGCGCACGTGCCGATGCTGGTCCGCAACGCCACGCAGACCTGGCTCACCATCGACCAGCAGTCCACCGCCGCCGCCGAGGCGTACCACCGCACCGAGTACGACCTGCAGCGGCGCGGTGAGGAACGGGTCCAGGCGGTCGTCGACGCGCTGCTGGAGGGACGCGGCACCGACCCCGGCCTGCTCCCCACCGCCACCCGGCTGCTCGGTCTGCCCGCCCACGGCCGGTACGCCGTGGTGGTGGTCGACCAGGGCGACGTGTTGGACGGCCGGAGCTTCCACCGTCCCGGCGACGGCGACGGGCTGCGGTTCATCTGGCGGCTGCGGGCCGACACGCAGGTCGCCGTGGTGTCCCTGGGCTCCGCCGACCTGACCCACCTGATCGAGGTGCTGCGGCCCCGGGTGCACGGCCACGCCGGGGTCAGCCCGGTGGTCGAGTCGCTGACCGACCTCGGCAAGGCGCGCTGGCTGGCCGGGCTGGCGCTGCGCACCTGCCGTGCGGCCGGCGTCGAGATCGCCCGTCTGGACCGCCGGCTGCCGGACGCGCTGGTGGCCTCGCAGCCGGAGCTGGCCGACCGGTTGGGGCAGGGGGTGCTGGGCCCGTTCTCCGAGGTCAACGCCGCCTTCCGCGATGTCCTGGTCGAGACGCTGACCACCTGGCTGGACTGCGACGGGTCCGCGTCGCGGGCGGCGTCCCGGCTGTACTGCCATCACAACACGGTGCTCAACCGGCTGCGGCGGGTCGAGCAGCTCACCGGGCGTTCCCTCAACAAGCCCCGCGATCTGGTGGAGGTGGTCCTCGCGTTGAGCGCCCTCAAGCTCGCCGACGAGACGCCGTCCCCCTGA
- a CDS encoding DUF6817 domain-containing protein: MDRVAKATDLLGARGARDVPHPGGTLLAHLRRVHATLGEWGARPDLCLAGLCHAFYGTDGFAVALGSTDERATLVEAVGAEAEGIVYLYAGCDRGFSHSGLAQGGPFRDRFTGEVSDPPEAARRDFAELTVANELDLVQINPEFRERYGHGLRELFDSWEGLLSVPARRAVRSLLG, encoded by the coding sequence ATGGACCGGGTCGCGAAGGCAACCGATCTCCTGGGCGCGCGGGGGGCTCGGGACGTCCCCCATCCGGGCGGCACGCTGCTGGCCCATCTGCGCCGCGTCCACGCGACGTTGGGCGAGTGGGGGGCGCGGCCGGACCTCTGTCTGGCGGGCCTGTGCCACGCCTTCTACGGCACGGACGGGTTCGCGGTCGCGCTGGGCTCCACCGACGAGCGGGCGACGCTGGTCGAGGCCGTCGGCGCGGAGGCCGAGGGCATCGTGTACCTCTACGCCGGATGCGACCGGGGCTTCTCCCATTCGGGGCTCGCCCAGGGCGGCCCGTTCCGGGATCGGTTCACCGGTGAGGTGTCCGACCCGCCGGAGGCCGCGCGGCGCGACTTCGCGGAGCTGACCGTGGCCAACGAGCTGGACCTGGTTCAGATCAACCCGGAGTTCCGGGAACGGTACGGGCACGGGCTGCGCGAGCTGTTCGACTCGTGGGAGGGGCTGCTGAGCGTGCCCGCCCGGCGGGCCGTCCGGTCCCTCCTGGGCTGA
- a CDS encoding SRPBCC family protein → MPHEFEVREEIELAATPEEVWEAIATGPGVDSWFMGRNQIEPRVGGRNLWETPLFSAESTVTAYDPPHHYAYRSDEAPDGQFMAFEYLVEGREGGSSVLRFVHSGFLGDDWEEEYDAIKKGDRQYLNKLAVYLKHFKGRTSLHNLFLVGPQVADEQRVWSAFKDAFGLTGDVAPGDKGRLAVEGLAPMDAVVEFEAAPHFLGVRAGDGISMLIYGHESTVVVERHEFSADADGKELEGAWQSWFTAAFGN, encoded by the coding sequence ATGCCGCACGAATTCGAGGTACGCGAAGAGATCGAGTTGGCCGCCACCCCGGAGGAGGTCTGGGAGGCCATCGCCACCGGGCCCGGGGTCGACTCCTGGTTCATGGGCCGCAACCAGATCGAGCCCCGCGTCGGCGGCCGGAACCTTTGGGAGACGCCCCTCTTCTCGGCGGAGTCCACCGTGACCGCCTACGACCCGCCCCACCACTACGCGTACCGCAGTGACGAAGCCCCCGACGGGCAGTTCATGGCGTTCGAGTACCTGGTCGAGGGACGCGAGGGCGGCAGCTCGGTGCTGCGGTTCGTCCACAGCGGGTTCCTCGGCGACGACTGGGAGGAGGAGTACGACGCCATCAAGAAGGGCGACCGCCAGTACCTCAACAAGCTGGCCGTCTACCTGAAGCACTTCAAGGGCCGCACGTCCCTGCACAACCTGTTCCTCGTCGGTCCGCAGGTCGCCGACGAGCAGCGCGTGTGGTCGGCGTTCAAGGACGCCTTCGGTCTGACCGGCGACGTCGCCCCGGGCGACAAGGGCCGGCTGGCCGTCGAGGGCCTCGCACCGATGGACGCGGTCGTGGAGTTCGAGGCGGCCCCGCACTTCCTGGGGGTTCGCGCCGGCGACGGCATCTCGATGCTCATCTACGGCCACGAGAGCACCGTCGTCGTCGAGCGTCACGAGTTCTCCGCCGACGCGGACGGCAAGGAGCTCGAAGGCGCCTGGCAGTCCTGGTTCACCGCCGCCTTCGGAAACTGA
- a CDS encoding MFS transporter: MLTTKPAQRAGRREWIALAVLALPTVLLSLDISVLYLALPELGSGLGASGTEQLWIMDIYSFMLAGFLVTMGTLGDRIGRRRLLMIGAVAFGLVSVLAAYATSPEMLIAARALLGVAGATLMPSTMALIRNMFTDPRQMGTAVGVWFACFVGGMALGPVAGGFLLEHFWWGSVFLLGVPVMLLLLIVGPALLPEYRDAEAGRLDLASVALSLAAILPVIYGLKEPAREGWSTTPALALAAGLGCGYAFVRRQRGLAEPLLDLRLFAGRTFTVALAIMLLGGVVMSGATLMSTQYLQLVEGFSPLNAGLWMLPQNVALVVGSMAGPALARRFRPAHVIALGMALGAAGFALHTQIGGTGGLPLLVTGLVLSSAGIAMPMTLTMNLMLAGTPPEKAGSVASISETGGEFGVALGVATMGTLGTVVYRDRLADTMPNDIPAASAATARESMATALEAAAGLPANLTADLLTAARDAFATGLNAVALVGVAAFVTLGILAATTLRTTPQPSATDTDTPAEEALVPTAH, translated from the coding sequence ATGCTGACCACGAAGCCCGCGCAACGGGCCGGCCGACGCGAGTGGATCGCGCTGGCCGTCCTGGCCCTGCCCACCGTGCTGCTGTCCCTGGACATCAGCGTGCTCTACCTGGCGCTGCCCGAGCTGGGCTCCGGCCTCGGCGCCTCCGGCACCGAGCAGCTCTGGATCATGGACATCTACTCGTTCATGCTCGCGGGCTTCCTGGTCACCATGGGCACGCTCGGCGACCGGATCGGCCGCCGCCGACTGCTCATGATCGGCGCCGTGGCGTTCGGCCTGGTGTCGGTGCTGGCGGCGTACGCCACGTCGCCGGAGATGCTGATCGCCGCCCGCGCCCTGCTGGGTGTCGCCGGGGCCACCCTGATGCCGTCCACGATGGCGTTGATCCGCAACATGTTCACCGACCCCCGGCAGATGGGGACGGCCGTCGGGGTCTGGTTCGCCTGCTTCGTCGGCGGGATGGCGTTGGGCCCGGTGGCCGGCGGGTTCCTGCTCGAGCACTTCTGGTGGGGCTCGGTGTTCCTGCTGGGGGTCCCGGTCATGCTCCTGCTGCTGATCGTGGGCCCGGCGCTGCTGCCCGAATACCGCGACGCCGAGGCCGGCCGTCTCGACCTCGCCAGCGTGGCCCTCTCGCTGGCCGCGATCCTCCCCGTCATCTACGGGCTGAAGGAGCCGGCCCGGGAGGGCTGGTCCACGACGCCCGCCCTCGCCCTCGCCGCCGGCCTCGGCTGCGGGTACGCGTTCGTCCGCCGCCAGCGGGGCCTGGCCGAGCCGCTGCTGGACCTGCGCCTGTTCGCCGGCCGTACGTTCACGGTGGCGCTGGCGATCATGCTGCTCGGCGGGGTCGTGATGTCGGGCGCCACCCTGATGTCCACCCAGTACCTCCAACTGGTCGAGGGCTTCTCCCCGCTGAACGCCGGCCTGTGGATGCTCCCGCAGAACGTCGCCCTGGTCGTCGGCTCGATGGCCGGCCCCGCCCTGGCCCGGCGCTTCCGCCCCGCCCACGTCATCGCCTTGGGCATGGCCCTCGGCGCGGCCGGCTTCGCCCTGCACACCCAGATCGGCGGCACCGGTGGGCTGCCCCTCCTGGTGACCGGCCTGGTGCTGTCCTCCGCCGGCATCGCGATGCCGATGACCCTCACCATGAACCTGATGTTGGCCGGAACGCCCCCGGAGAAGGCCGGCTCGGTGGCCTCCATCTCCGAGACCGGAGGCGAGTTCGGCGTGGCGCTCGGCGTCGCCACCATGGGCACGTTGGGCACCGTCGTCTACCGCGACCGACTGGCCGACACCATGCCGAACGACATCCCCGCCGCCTCCGCGGCCACCGCCCGGGAGAGCATGGCGACCGCCCTGGAGGCCGCCGCCGGCCTCCCGGCGAACCTGACCGCCGACCTCCTGACCGCCGCCCGCGACGCCTTCGCCACCGGCCTGAACGCGGTGGCCCTGGTCGGAGTCGCCGCCTTCGTCACCCTGGGCATCCTGGCCGCCACCACCCTCCGCACCACCCCCCAACCCTCCGCCACCGACACGGACACCCCGGCCGAGGAGGCCCTCGTCCCCACCGCCCACTGA
- a CDS encoding NAD(P)-dependent oxidoreductase: MHDGVTVIGLGAMGSKMVEVFLEAGRPVTVWNRTAAKADPLAAKGATKAASAAEALAANELVVISQVDYAAMYASFAGAESELKGKVLVNLGSGAPDELREAARWAEGHGAALVTAGIMVPPPGIGTPISYAFYSGPEALVDAHRETLTLLGDVRFVGADPGLSMLFYQAMLYVFSSTLAAYFQAAALVGTAGVPAEGLRPYVADMLEQLAGDGPMGIVAESTREIDAGEYPGGENSLHMMAVGMAHQVHAFADAGLDAGVPAALRDLFDRTVAAGFGEQGLTSIVEIIRKPGNDR; this comes from the coding sequence ATGCACGACGGCGTCACGGTGATCGGGCTCGGCGCGATGGGCTCGAAGATGGTCGAGGTGTTCCTGGAGGCCGGCCGACCGGTCACCGTCTGGAACCGCACGGCGGCCAAGGCCGACCCGCTCGCGGCCAAGGGGGCCACCAAGGCCGCCTCCGCCGCCGAGGCCCTGGCGGCGAACGAGCTGGTCGTCATCAGTCAGGTGGACTACGCGGCGATGTACGCCTCGTTCGCGGGGGCCGAGTCCGAGCTGAAGGGGAAGGTGCTGGTCAACCTCGGCTCCGGCGCGCCGGACGAGTTGCGCGAGGCGGCCCGCTGGGCGGAGGGGCACGGCGCGGCACTGGTGACGGCGGGGATCATGGTCCCGCCGCCGGGGATCGGGACGCCGATCTCGTACGCGTTCTACAGCGGCCCCGAGGCCCTCGTCGACGCGCACCGCGAGACGCTGACACTGCTGGGCGACGTCCGGTTCGTGGGCGCGGACCCCGGGCTGTCGATGCTCTTCTACCAGGCCATGCTGTACGTGTTCTCCTCGACCCTGGCCGCGTACTTCCAGGCCGCGGCGCTGGTGGGCACGGCGGGCGTCCCGGCCGAGGGGCTGCGGCCCTATGTCGCCGACATGCTGGAGCAGCTCGCCGGCGACGGGCCGATGGGGATCGTCGCCGAGAGCACGCGGGAGATCGACGCCGGCGAGTATCCGGGCGGGGAGAACAGCCTGCACATGATGGCGGTGGGGATGGCGCACCAGGTCCACGCGTTCGCGGACGCCGGTCTGGACGCCGGGGTGCCCGCGGCGCTGCGGGACCTGTTCGATCGGACGGTGGCGGCCGGCTTCGGGGAGCAGGGCCTGACCAGCATCGTCGAGATCATCCGCAAGCCCGGGAACGACCGGTGA
- a CDS encoding ArsR/SmtB family transcription factor — MFEVAVIEDSAAAESALDPIRARLLAELAEPGSAATLAVRVGLPRQKVNYHLRALERHGLVELVEERRKGNVTERVMRATAASYVISPAALAAVQPDPGRSPDRLSARWLLALASQLVRDVGTLIVGADRARQKVATFAIDGRVRFASAADRAAFAERLGRAVTELVAEYHDEAAEGGRDHRVVIALHPAITKDVPEDATEREDG, encoded by the coding sequence ATGTTCGAAGTCGCGGTGATCGAGGACTCGGCGGCGGCCGAGAGCGCGCTGGACCCGATCCGGGCCCGACTGCTGGCCGAGTTGGCGGAGCCCGGGTCGGCGGCCACGCTGGCCGTCCGGGTCGGCCTGCCCCGGCAGAAGGTCAACTACCACCTGCGGGCGCTGGAGCGGCACGGGCTGGTCGAGCTGGTGGAGGAGCGCCGCAAGGGCAACGTCACCGAACGGGTGATGCGGGCCACGGCGGCGTCCTACGTGATCTCGCCCGCCGCGCTGGCGGCGGTCCAGCCCGACCCGGGCCGTTCGCCCGACCGGCTCTCCGCCCGCTGGCTGCTGGCGCTGGCGTCCCAGCTCGTCCGGGACGTCGGGACGCTGATCGTGGGCGCCGACCGGGCCCGCCAGAAGGTGGCGACGTTCGCGATCGACGGCCGGGTGCGGTTCGCCTCCGCCGCCGACCGCGCCGCGTTCGCCGAGAGGCTGGGCCGCGCGGTGACCGAGCTGGTCGCCGAGTACCACGACGAAGCGGCCGAGGGGGGCCGCGACCACCGTGTGGTCATCGCCCTCCACCCGGCCATCACGAAGGACGTCCCCGAGGACGCCACGGAACGAGAGGACGGCTGA
- a CDS encoding AMP-binding protein: protein MFGRSGLWRPGPPTRIARQLGALRRWGTVLGGSFVSASARDPERVAIVDDYGSLTYGQVNARTDRLATALTKDGAKPRVAVLCRNHRGMVETLVACSKAGADTVLLNTGMSAEQSLRVLEEQEIDLLIADSEFAEVLDGAKIRTLTADGPDSGLADLIVRGGGVDLSPPARPGRTVVLSSGTTGAPKGADRQPNPGLSPLASMLSRIPLKVHETMFIEAPLFHTWGYANLQMAIGLRATMVFRSRFDPEASLRRAAESRATALIAVPVMLQRMLEWRTQSKEMPDLSALRVVAVSGSALPGGFATRFMNAFGDVLYNLYGSTESSWVTIATPADLRVHPDTAGTPPPGTKLAILDDDGRPVKPGTVGRIFAANDLLFAGYTNGAGKEMVDGLMSLGDLGRIDEHGRLFVQGRADDMIVSGGENVFPGEVEDALADLPQVREVAVVGVPDEEFGQRLAAFVVLNPGQGLTADEVRDHARREVARFAVPRDVTFVDELPRNATGKVVRNRLPHASAEG, encoded by the coding sequence ATGTTCGGCCGCAGCGGCCTGTGGCGGCCGGGTCCCCCGACCCGGATCGCGCGTCAACTCGGGGCGCTGCGGCGCTGGGGCACCGTCCTGGGCGGGTCCTTCGTCTCGGCCTCCGCCCGCGACCCCGAACGCGTCGCGATCGTCGACGACTACGGGAGCCTGACCTACGGCCAGGTGAACGCGCGCACCGACCGGCTCGCGACGGCGTTGACCAAGGACGGCGCGAAGCCGCGGGTCGCGGTCCTGTGCCGCAACCACCGCGGCATGGTCGAGACCCTGGTGGCCTGCAGCAAGGCCGGCGCCGACACGGTGCTGCTCAACACCGGCATGAGCGCCGAGCAGTCGCTGCGGGTGCTGGAGGAGCAGGAGATCGACCTCCTGATCGCCGACTCGGAGTTCGCCGAGGTCCTGGACGGGGCCAAGATCCGCACGCTGACCGCCGACGGGCCCGACTCCGGGCTGGCCGACCTCATCGTGCGCGGCGGCGGTGTCGACCTGAGCCCGCCCGCGCGCCCCGGCCGGACCGTCGTGCTCAGCTCGGGCACCACCGGCGCGCCCAAGGGCGCCGACCGCCAGCCGAACCCCGGGCTCAGCCCGCTGGCCTCGATGCTGTCGCGCATCCCGCTCAAGGTGCACGAGACGATGTTCATCGAGGCGCCGCTGTTCCACACCTGGGGCTACGCCAACCTGCAGATGGCCATCGGGCTGCGGGCCACGATGGTGTTCCGCAGCCGGTTCGACCCCGAGGCGTCGCTGCGGAGGGCGGCCGAGAGCAGGGCCACCGCGCTGATCGCGGTGCCGGTCATGCTGCAGCGGATGCTGGAGTGGCGGACGCAGTCCAAGGAGATGCCCGACCTGTCCGCGCTGCGCGTCGTGGCGGTGAGCGGCTCGGCGCTGCCCGGAGGGTTCGCCACCCGGTTCATGAACGCCTTCGGGGACGTGCTCTACAACCTCTACGGGTCGACCGAGTCGTCCTGGGTGACCATCGCCACCCCGGCCGACCTGCGCGTCCACCCCGACACCGCGGGGACGCCGCCGCCCGGCACCAAGCTCGCCATCCTGGACGACGACGGCCGCCCGGTGAAGCCGGGGACCGTGGGCCGGATCTTCGCCGCCAACGACCTGCTGTTCGCGGGCTACACCAACGGCGCCGGCAAGGAGATGGTCGACGGGCTGATGAGCCTGGGCGACCTCGGCCGGATCGACGAGCACGGCCGGCTGTTCGTGCAGGGCCGCGCCGACGACATGATCGTCTCCGGTGGGGAGAACGTCTTCCCCGGCGAGGTCGAGGACGCCCTGGCGGACCTTCCCCAGGTCCGTGAGGTCGCCGTCGTCGGCGTGCCGGACGAGGAGTTCGGCCAGCGCCTGGCGGCCTTCGTGGTGCTGAACCCGGGCCAAGGGCTCACCGCGGACGAGGTCCGCGACCACGCCCGCCGCGAGGTGGCCCGGTTCGCGGTGCCGAGGGACGTCACCTTCGTCGACGAGCTGCCGCGCAACGC
- a CDS encoding biotin/lipoyl-containing protein, with translation MDERPYLGDLREPLETVRTRDGLAALLRELHIRADTPSLRTLERWSSDHRDVAMLSKSTVSDMLKGSRFPRKAVLVAFARACGVEPDALEGWRRAWDRVAATERARPTADDAERHRVREETLAGAREQAARIVAEAEAKAATLLDQARAEAATLLEHGREEVATLLDHAREEVAAFRERHRAEAAALLERTRIEAAAMREQARREAAAMRGHETPSTPASHGPLTLAMPALAEHSPEGVVTRWLKRDGDRVEADEPLVEVSVDKVDSELRSPGAGVLHIQAPERETVPVGEPLALIVQP, from the coding sequence GTGGACGAGCGGCCGTACCTGGGTGATCTGCGTGAGCCGCTGGAGACGGTGCGGACCCGCGACGGGCTCGCCGCGCTGCTGCGCGAGCTGCACATCCGGGCCGACACCCCGTCCCTGCGGACGCTGGAACGGTGGTCGTCGGACCATCGGGACGTGGCCATGCTGTCGAAGTCCACGGTGTCGGACATGTTGAAGGGCAGCCGGTTCCCCAGGAAGGCCGTGCTGGTGGCGTTCGCCCGGGCCTGCGGGGTCGAGCCCGACGCCCTGGAAGGCTGGCGGCGGGCCTGGGACAGGGTCGCCGCCACCGAGCGCGCCCGTCCGACCGCCGACGACGCCGAGCGGCATCGGGTGCGGGAGGAGACCCTGGCCGGCGCCCGCGAACAGGCGGCCCGCATCGTCGCCGAGGCCGAGGCGAAGGCCGCGACCCTGCTGGACCAGGCCCGAGCGGAGGCGGCGACCCTGCTGGAGCACGGCCGGGAGGAGGTGGCGACCCTGCTCGATCACGCCCGGGAGGAGGTGGCGGCCTTTCGGGAGCGCCACCGGGCGGAGGCGGCGGCCCTCCTGGAACGCACCCGGATCGAGGCGGCGGCGATGCGGGAGCAGGCCCGCAGGGAGGCGGCGGCGATGCGGGGGCACGAGACCCCGTCGACACCCGCGTCCCATGGCCCGCTGACGCTCGCCATGCCGGCGCTGGCCGAGCACTCCCCCGAGGGCGTGGTCACCCGCTGGCTCAAGCGCGACGGCGACCGGGTCGAGGCGGACGAGCCGCTGGTCGAGGTGTCCGTCGACAAGGTCGACAGCGAGCTCCGCTCGCCGGGCGCGGGTGTCCTGCACATCCAGGCCCCGGAACGGGAGACGGTGCCCGTCGGCGAGCCCCTCGCCCTGATCGTCCAACCCTGA